TATGAAATCGATAATCGACCGCCGTCGTTATTGTCGGCACTGCATAAATACAAACGGCTAATGTAAGTACTGAACGATATGGATCAGCTCTATTCCAGCAACACTTGGTTTGTTGGATTTTCTCGGGAATGGTTAGCAGACCCGCCTATAGACTTGAAACGATTTGACGTTGGTACAATAGAAAGGTGATTGAAATATTTACGAATAGCTTTGTATGTCGCTCCAATCGGAAGGTTGTTAAAGAGTTGTGTTATTCCACGTTAATTTGATATGTCAACTACTAGAATGCCATCGTCGTTTTAACTAGAATTTTCTCAGCTCTTCTTATACTTCGATACGATGATGACCTCCCCAATAAAGAATCGGGTAACAGAAAAATACTCGTTGATGAAAATCGATGAGTGATATCTCAGTTTTGACAGAACAAATGAAATGAGTTATCAATTCGACATGGAATAACTTCCCTGCTAAGTGATGATTCTACGTTTATTCATACATTCCAGCCCCAACTCTGTGACGAGTGACTTGTCGTGTTACACGGGTGTTTTATTTTTAGTactcggactatgggcttcttTATTATTAGCATTGCGTATTTATTTTCTGTTCTTTCGGTTTGATTTTGTTTGTACATATATTTCCTTTGCTAATCGGATGGTGGTTTCGTTTCGGACGTTATgcttttattttctattttccctTTGATTTCATATTTAGTTTTACAAAAGATAtttgttttatcatttttacGTCGATCTACCGACTGCGATCATAATTTAGTAATTTGTTTCATTTGGATTTGCAGGTGGCCCAAGTCTAGTACTGACTTAGAACCAAGAACAAACGTACCCAAGTCCCGGCACTGTCCCTTGGGGTTGCGATGATATGACAGACACTGAAACGCAATGCTAGGATAGTACATAGGGACACTAGAACTTGAGCCCCATTGGTAAGACTGTTCAAAATTGTTTGCTGCCAGCGTACGAGGCAGACGGCAGGTCGGCGTTCCGGCGAAATATGGGTAACGCGTGACGATATCCCAGGGGGCGACATCGCGTGACATGCAGAGTGGACGAATCACGACCATGACTAGAGAGATTTCCACGCGTAGATTTAGAGAATTTGAATTGCTCACGAACAATGGCCCACCGCGGCTAGGTGATTAAGAGTTTCAAACGCGAACGATGGTTAATGACCTGGTAGAATAGTTTGCAGTAACGGTTTGGTTACGAGATTTAGAGTGAGGGTGGAACATTAGATAGCATTCATCATGCTGGAAGAAGAGTTAGAGATTGCGCTGAAGGTGATTGTGGTCGGCAACGGAGGCGTCGGCAAGACTTCAATGGTGCAACGGTACTGCAAGGGTATCTACACTAAGGATTACAAGAAAACGATAGGCGTGGATTTTCTGGAACGACAGATCGAGCTCGATGGTGAAGATATTCGTATCATGTTGTGGGATACGGCCGGGCAGGAGGAGTTCGATGCAATTACGAAAGCTTATTACCGAGGGGCGCAGGCGTGCGTGCTGACTTTTAGCACAACAGATAGGGCCTCCTTCGAGGCGATCCGCGAATGGAAAGTGAAGGTGGAAAACGAGTGCAGTGAAATTCCGACCGTGCTAGTCCAGAACAAAATTGACCTCATGGATAAGGCCGTGGTGTCGTTTGACGAGGCCGAGGCGTTGGCGCAGTCACTTGGCTGCCGGCTGATACGGACCTCGGTGAAGGAAGACGTCAACGTGGCCAGTGTGTTCCGCTATCTGGCCAACAAGTGCCACCAGCAGATGAAGCAGCAGTACAGTGCCGCGACACCGATCACGCAGCCAACGATCAGTGCATTTAGTCCCACTTTCCAGTCGAAAGCCACCAACAACACCATCCAACTAACAAGGCCATCCGTTAAACGAAAACCACTGCAGAAGAGGTGTGGAATTTTTTAAACCGTACCGGGAGATTCCATAGCCGCACATAGTAAGAAGTATGTAGAAacgatgatgataatgatagCAATTGTTTATTTATCTGCGAGCTAATTTTCTTCGGTCTGCCAGCTTTTCTCAGGCACGGTGACACTGGTTGTGCTCTCTTGTTAATAATTGTTAAATTGCACGTCGGAAATAAGTGGAGAGATTGTTAGTAATGTGTAGGTATTTTCATGTACTTATATTATGTTTTAATTGTAGGAACCGAAGCTGGAGACAGAGGTAGTTAGGGTTTATATGAAATTTGTGCCGCTCAAACGAATCTTAACAAAGACGTAGATATGTAAGATTGATTGGATAAAAGAAGAATGTTAGTGTTAGGATAATATCTGTGAGAGATGCGGTCATTTCGAGAGTTTGTGAGTTGTGTTATGTGATTATGTTTAGAGGTGGAAAATCAAtcatgatttttcaaataagcttAATTAATGGACCATTTAAAGGTTTGCTCAAACATTATAAATTTTCCCATATGCTTTCTTGGATCATTCGCACTAGTTGTCACTTATATCTAATTATGATTATGTGAAAGAGTTTTCAAGATAGCTACTTAAAAATCTAGGAACCACTTGTAGGGAGCATAAGATTGAGTAATTTCAGCAAAATTAATGTTTATATGCTTGCTCGCATACTACTTCTCAATGACGAATCCGATTTACATCAAAAGGTGCATTAATTATGTTTATGAATGAGTTTGAGTAAGCTATTTTCTGcgtctttttcaaatttttcgtttttttaacCTTTGATCGTGGTAAAGCTCGTTGCGTAAAACCAAAGGTttgaagtaaaaataaactgtgtccgttttgattttttataaacATGATGGTTACTAGTGCCGCAACAATTTATCAAATTAACTTTAAATAACGAATATTGTGGCATTTACCACAAATGAAAGCAGTGACTTCTTCTTGCTATTTAGGACTGCTAGTGGAAAggaatacagtgttgacccgatttagtcactccccgatttggattacattgttatctggcgttctgatataattgaaaaaatcgttgaaatactttttcggatgttgtaggccgtccaaactcagcgagcttggtagtcatatggctactgcttctgcctcatacgcaggaggtcgtgggttcaatcccaggtccgttccattctcctactttgtatctttctctttatttctcatgttctagcaatcgctagaactggaaatggacttccataccgtttccattactattcctataccttcaacttgagtattctaacagtaatctgctagaattggaaatgaactatagagctcgtttcctacatccaattagaaattccatcagttaccttctcctatctatcacattggcagctcgttaaccaagacggacctctgcctctccaacctaacccagaaatt
The nucleotide sequence above comes from Armigeres subalbatus isolate Guangzhou_Male chromosome 3, GZ_Asu_2, whole genome shotgun sequence. Encoded proteins:
- the LOC134220845 gene encoding ras-related protein Rab-23, translated to MLEEELEIALKVIVVGNGGVGKTSMVQRYCKGIYTKDYKKTIGVDFLERQIELDGEDIRIMLWDTAGQEEFDAITKAYYRGAQACVLTFSTTDRASFEAIREWKVKVENECSEIPTVLVQNKIDLMDKAVVSFDEAEALAQSLGCRLIRTSVKEDVNVASVFRYLANKCHQQMKQQYSAATPITQPTISAFSPTFQSKATNNTIQLTRPSVKRKPLQKRCGIF